In the Paramormyrops kingsleyae isolate MSU_618 chromosome 6, PKINGS_0.4, whole genome shotgun sequence genome, one interval contains:
- the LOC140591709 gene encoding uncharacterized protein isoform X1 — translation MIVKVQYQTIRKYIKIPKASFEDFITEVKVKFTIPSNKVVKVTDDTGTEVDEDVFADLLTSKDICFVILDDSDGISTSNSSTTLTDTTSLSSSSRESDSESCNPQKRVRREEEVLQCSAAKDMVYKILLSKPGGIAVLTEYEETGTICDSSRRQMVNILAAQMTESEGRIPQRITKEKYALGIITLFPALKDPFSKKGYEHFYDSQSGSGFLAWRIKTIQRKTKLPVKSSQPPVETTGGATLDRNIHHLQSSEESFQEAIALMNHISDRETILLKMRETFEYRQRLVHNPETSGTVLSVFPRLLDTQGLILQDFSLLFGDEIAVRLLEKWHTSFKAKVIKEAETLTCTPLIQRLLRSAKDQQGEQTVDYSAEWDSDMASLLLLLHISPILLHHPHLMGGRKCRGSVHAKLWTMW, via the exons ATGATTGTAAAAGTGCAATACCAGACGATCAGAAAATACATCAAAATCCCCAAAGCTTCCTTTGAGGACTTTATCACAgaag tcAAAGTAAAATTCACTATACCATCTAACAAAGTGGTAAAAGTTACTGATGACACTGGGACAGAAGTTGATGAAGATGTATTTGCTGATCTTCTGACGTCAAAGGACATATGCTTTGTCATCTTGGATGACAGTGATG GTATTTCCACTAGCAATTCCTCAACCACCTTGACAGACACAACGTCCTTGTCCTCCTCAAGCAGAGAGAGTGACAGTGAAAGTTGTAACCCACAGAAACGGGTAAGAAGAGAGGAGGAGGTGTTGCAGTGTTCAGCAGCCAAAGAC ATGGTGTACAAGATTCTCCTCTCAAAACCTGGAGGGATAGCAGTGCTTACAGAATATGAGGAGACAGGAACAATTTGTGACAGCTCAAGAAGGCAAATGGTGAACATCCTTGCTGCACAAATGACAGAATCAGAAGG gAGGATTCCACAGCGAATTACAAAGGAAAAATATGCTCTTGGAATAATCACTTTGTTTCCAGCACTTAAAGATCCTTTTTCAAAAAAAGGATAT GAGCATTTCTATGACAGTCAAAGTGGATCTGGCTTCTTGGCGTGGCGCATAAAAACCATTCAGCGAAAGACAAAGCTTCCTGTGAAGTCATCTCAACCACCAGTTGAAACAACTGGAGGCGCCACTCTTGATAGGAACATCCACCACCTTCAGTCGTCAGAAGAGTCCTTCCAGGAGGCAATAGCATTAATGAACCACATCAGTGACAGAGAGACTATATTGCTGAAAATGCGCGAGACGTTTGAATATAGGCAGCGGCTTGTCCATAATCCTGAGACATCTGGTACAGTACTCTCAGTGTTCCCTCGGCTGTTAGATACACAGGGATTG ATACTTCAAGACTTCAGTCTTCTCTTTGGTGATGAAATAGCAGTCAGACTCCTGGAGAAATGGCATACTTCATTCAAGGCAAAGGTGATTAAAGAAGCAGAGACCCTTACATGCACCCCCCTCATACAACGGCTACTGAGATCAGCCAAGGACCAGCAAGGAGAGCAAACAGTCGATTATTCTGCAG AGTGGGATAGTGACATGGCATCACTCCTTCTCTTGTTGCACATCTCCCCCATCTTGTTGCACCACCCCCATCTCATGGGAGGAAGAAAATGCAGAGGATCAGTGCATGCCAAGCTGTGGACCATGTGGTGA
- the LOC140591828 gene encoding LOW QUALITY PROTEIN: zinc finger protein basonuclin-2-like (The sequence of the model RefSeq protein was modified relative to this genomic sequence to represent the inferred CDS: inserted 1 base in 1 codon; substituted 1 base at 1 genomic stop codon): MQDAAGKVLDHWTIMSREEEIXSIXEKEGQAIAVPSSKTDSDIRTFIESNNCSRSPSLLTHLENSSLSTIHHFQNIPNSLAFLLPFQYINPVSAPMLGLPQNGLMLEQPGHRPRESSLPNLSDPNESSESEVSLSPFRYGQSPGLGGTGVTVAIEPKPEPASVTTISPTPTSQQPQQQQAPMQQQQLAGLSEQHAFVKSEQAKSIVTSSFSSKMHRMRRMGSISRKGRVCCNACGKTFYDKGTQRIHYNAVHLKIKHRCTIEGCNMVFSSLRSLNRHSANPNPRLHMPMLRNNRDKDLIRSSVGSGTSVISSTKSSLTLTSLGRPPLGFTTPPLEPMLQSPLQSSLIFPSLKSVQPVQPIPPFYCALLSPGDLVSSSVSLPTSSILPPASNNMSLMEQQASASGSRNPLVAEAGLVSHKLPGTGIQEHFVDPTPKKKPRKSSMPVKIEKEVISVADVFDDKEEEEEDEEGVRVLNGMTSTQGCHHPHSHLYNNSNHSGGSSQASPSRDEVSPGLALRSILQLEQDEARTTSKRWRGPAKGRLQGHSLQDGTSAPDAAPQGSGLQPHILLDAELQPAEQNPSLRQHVAK, encoded by the exons ATGCAG GATGCTGCAGGCAAGGTTCTGGACCACTGGACTATCATGTCCCGGGAGGAGGAGA TGTCCATCTAGGAGAAAGAAGGCCAGGCCATCGCAGTGCCCTCATCAAAGACTGACTCTGACATCAGGACTTTCATCGAGAGCAACAACTGCTCTCGTAGCCCCAGCCTGCTGACGCACCTCGAGAACAGCAGTCTCTCCACTATACACCACTTTCAGAACATCCCCAACAGCCTGGCCTTCCTGCTTCCTTTCCAGTACATCAACCCAGTGTCTGCCCCCATGCTGGGTCTGCCCCAAAATGGGCTCATGCTGGAGCAGCCAGGTCACAGGCCACGGGAGTCCAGTCTGCCAAACCTGAGTGACCCCAACGAGAGCAGTGAGTCGGAGGTGTCTCTCTCACCGTTCCGCTATGGGCAAAGCCCAGGCCTGGGGGGCACCGGTGTCACCGTGGCGATCGAGCCTAAGCCTGAGCCTGCTAGCGTAACAACCATCTCCCCgacccccacctcccagcagcctcaacagcagcaagcaccaatgcagcagcagcagctggctgGACTGAGTGAGCAACATGCATTTGTTAAGAGTGAGCAAGCCAAGAGCATCGTTACCTCGTCCTTCTCCTCCAAGATGCATCGCATGCGGCGCATGGGTTCTATCTCACGCAAGGGCCGAGTGTGCTGCAACGCATGCGGCAAGACCTTCTATGACAAGGGCACCCAGAGGATCCACTACAATGCTGTGCACCTGAAGATCAAGCACCGCTGCACTATCGAGGGCTGCAACATGGTGTTCAGCTCCCTGCGCAGCCTCAACCGGCACAGcgccaaccctaacccccgacTACACATGCCCATGCTGAGGAACAACCGTGACAAGGACCTCATCCGCTCCAGCGTTGGCTCTGGCACATCTGTCATCTCCAGCACCAAAAGCAGTTTGACTCTGACCAGCCTGGGACGGCCACCTCTTGGCTTCACTACCCCACCGCTCGAGCCCATGCTGCAGTCTCCCCTGCAAAGTTCTCTGATCTTCCCATCCTTGAAATCAGTCCAGCCAGTACAACCGATACCCCCATTCTATTGTGCGCTGTTGTCCCCTGGGGATCTTGTCAGTTCATCGGTCTCCCTGCCCACCAGCTCCATACTCCCTCCGGCCTCTAACAACATGTCTCTCATGGAGCAGCAGGCCTCGGCCTCTGGCTCCCGCAATCCTCTAGTGGCCGAGGCAGGGCTTGTCAGCCACAAGCTGCCTGGTACTGGCATCCAGGAACATTTTGTTGACCCCACACCCAAGAAGAAGCCCCGCAAATCCAGCATGCCAGTGAAAATTGAGAAGGAGGTCATCAGCGTGGCTGATGTGTTCGAcgacaaagaggaggaggaggaggatgaggaaggggTCAGGGTCCTGAATGGAATGACTAGCACCCAGGGATGCCACCATCCACATTCCCACCTTTACAACAACAGCAACCACAGTGGGGGCAGCAGCCAAGCATCTCCCAGCCGGGATGAGGTGAGCCCTGGGCTGGCACTGAGGAGCATtctccagctggagcaggatgAAGCTCGGACTACCAGCAAGAGGTGGAGGGGGCCAGCGAAGGGGAGG CTGCAAGGGCACTCGCTTCAAGACGGTACATCTGCACCAGATGCAGCGCCGCAAGGTTCCGGGCTGCAGCCTCACATTCTCCTCGACGCGGAGCTGCAACCAGCAGAGCAGAACCCCAGCCTGCGCCAGCATGTGGCCAAatga
- the LOC140591709 gene encoding uncharacterized protein isoform X2: MIVKVQYQTIRKYIKIPKASFEDFITEGISTSNSSTTLTDTTSLSSSSRESDSESCNPQKRVRREEEVLQCSAAKDMVYKILLSKPGGIAVLTEYEETGTICDSSRRQMVNILAAQMTESEGRIPQRITKEKYALGIITLFPALKDPFSKKGYEHFYDSQSGSGFLAWRIKTIQRKTKLPVKSSQPPVETTGGATLDRNIHHLQSSEESFQEAIALMNHISDRETILLKMRETFEYRQRLVHNPETSGTVLSVFPRLLDTQGLILQDFSLLFGDEIAVRLLEKWHTSFKAKVIKEAETLTCTPLIQRLLRSAKDQQGEQTVDYSAEWDSDMASLLLLLHISPILLHHPHLMGGRKCRGSVHAKLWTMW, encoded by the exons ATGATTGTAAAAGTGCAATACCAGACGATCAGAAAATACATCAAAATCCCCAAAGCTTCCTTTGAGGACTTTATCACAgaag GTATTTCCACTAGCAATTCCTCAACCACCTTGACAGACACAACGTCCTTGTCCTCCTCAAGCAGAGAGAGTGACAGTGAAAGTTGTAACCCACAGAAACGGGTAAGAAGAGAGGAGGAGGTGTTGCAGTGTTCAGCAGCCAAAGAC ATGGTGTACAAGATTCTCCTCTCAAAACCTGGAGGGATAGCAGTGCTTACAGAATATGAGGAGACAGGAACAATTTGTGACAGCTCAAGAAGGCAAATGGTGAACATCCTTGCTGCACAAATGACAGAATCAGAAGG gAGGATTCCACAGCGAATTACAAAGGAAAAATATGCTCTTGGAATAATCACTTTGTTTCCAGCACTTAAAGATCCTTTTTCAAAAAAAGGATAT GAGCATTTCTATGACAGTCAAAGTGGATCTGGCTTCTTGGCGTGGCGCATAAAAACCATTCAGCGAAAGACAAAGCTTCCTGTGAAGTCATCTCAACCACCAGTTGAAACAACTGGAGGCGCCACTCTTGATAGGAACATCCACCACCTTCAGTCGTCAGAAGAGTCCTTCCAGGAGGCAATAGCATTAATGAACCACATCAGTGACAGAGAGACTATATTGCTGAAAATGCGCGAGACGTTTGAATATAGGCAGCGGCTTGTCCATAATCCTGAGACATCTGGTACAGTACTCTCAGTGTTCCCTCGGCTGTTAGATACACAGGGATTG ATACTTCAAGACTTCAGTCTTCTCTTTGGTGATGAAATAGCAGTCAGACTCCTGGAGAAATGGCATACTTCATTCAAGGCAAAGGTGATTAAAGAAGCAGAGACCCTTACATGCACCCCCCTCATACAACGGCTACTGAGATCAGCCAAGGACCAGCAAGGAGAGCAAACAGTCGATTATTCTGCAG AGTGGGATAGTGACATGGCATCACTCCTTCTCTTGTTGCACATCTCCCCCATCTTGTTGCACCACCCCCATCTCATGGGAGGAAGAAAATGCAGAGGATCAGTGCATGCCAAGCTGTGGACCATGTGGTGA